In Colletotrichum destructivum chromosome 8, complete sequence, the following proteins share a genomic window:
- a CDS encoding Putative protein kinase-like domain superfamily, whose translation MSTETKPPANPRLWAGGIDQYLADNNITCTSATPIEAGTSCYIWRLDGFSHPDHPPSEPAVLKCADSTPKFSDDAVSPARLSTEVRALTCRAVAEASSAEPSVRVPSVLRTTENGFVMSWAGDVNLLDAFRNDPALDMADIGARIGKWLGHLQGAAAVEGPSGFELVNPELGRFYNPGGFMDKLVQSVVTDGDESDRILAALRGTESARTLTAWDFRPMNTLLRFSGGSDRNSTTPDIYVVDWELAQFGEAAGDVGMWCVEAMVLEGKHGDRGLLRSFLTAYKQHAAAGIVDEAFVRKLAMVVGVMLVYFMRIAPRLWGSTEEEVASWRGTAVEFLRAGAEGDLEWLRGSLIGVVWG comes from the coding sequence ATGTCAACAGAAACAAAGCCACCCGCCAACCCGCGCCTCTGGGCCGGCGGGATAGACCAATACCTCGccgacaacaacatcacctgcacctcggcgacgcccatAGAGGCTGGCACGTCCTGCTACATCTGGCGACTGGACGGGTTCTCGCACCCCGACCATCCGCCCAGCGAACCGGCCGTGCTGAAATGCGCCGACAGCACCCCCAAGTtcagcgacgacgccgtctccCCCGCCCGGCTGTCCACCGAGGTCCGCGCGCTGACGTGCCGCGCCGTGGCGGAGGCGTCGAGCGCGGAGCCGAGCGTGCGCGTGCCGAGCGTGTTGAGGACCACGGAGAATGGCTTCGTCATGTCCTGGGCCGGCGATGTGAACCTGCTCGACGCCTTCCGGAACGATCCCGCACTGGACATGGCGGACATCGGCGCGCGGATCGGCAAGTGGCTGGGCCATCTACAAGGCGCGGCCGCCGTTGAAGGGCCATCGGGTTTCGAGCTCGTCAacccggagctgggccggtTCTACAACCCCGGCGGGTTCATGGACAAGCTGGTCCAGTCCGTGGTTacggacggcgacgagagcgacAGGATCCTGGCCGCGCTGCGAGGGACGGAGTCGGCGCGCACGCTGACGGCGTGGGATTTCCGGCCGATGAACACCCTCCTACGCTTCTCGGGCGGCTCCGACCGCAACAGCACAACGCCGGACATCTACGTTGTGGACTGGGAGCTCGCGCAGTtcggcgaggccgcgggGGACGTGGGCATGTGGTGCGTCGAAGCCATGGTGTTGGAGGGCAAACACGGCGACAGGGGCCTGCTGCGGTCGTTCCTGACGGCGTACAAGCAacacgcggcggcggggatCGTGGACGAGGCGTTTGTGCGCAAGCTCGCCatggtcgtcggcgtcatgTTGGTGTACTTCATGCGCATCGCGCCGCGGCTCTGGGGCAgcacggaggaggaggtggccaGTTGGAGGGGGACCGCTGTGGAGTTTCTGAGGgcgggcgccgagggggaCTTGGAGTGGTTGAGGGGGAGTCTGATAGGGGTTGTTTGGGGGTGA